A genomic segment from Streptomyces antibioticus encodes:
- a CDS encoding universal stress protein produces MSTLPVVVAVDGSEHSRRALDWALDAARRRGAPLRVAHVRHHVAWTPPGAPVVVPPPADDDPVLADARARVDAGGAGDGPPPQYLALDGAPGALLPELGAEAQLLVLGSRGRGGFAGLLLGSNGMTAARDAECPVVIVPPPGREVDDLLPSEPGARVVVGLKADAPDDATLALAFAEAALREARVQVIAAYPWPIQSWVAPGDLVLPVYDQDAVEHETRTLADGFLTAHRTRHPEVPVEVRPAPGDAAGLLVAASKNADLVVVGRHRRRLLAPARMLGSVTHAVLLHAASPVAVVPPAAAEE; encoded by the coding sequence ATGAGCACCCTGCCGGTCGTCGTGGCCGTCGACGGTTCCGAGCACAGTCGGCGCGCCCTGGACTGGGCTCTGGACGCCGCTCGCAGACGCGGCGCCCCGCTGCGCGTCGCCCACGTCCGCCACCACGTCGCCTGGACGCCGCCCGGCGCCCCGGTCGTCGTACCCCCGCCCGCCGACGACGACCCGGTGCTCGCCGACGCCCGCGCCCGCGTCGACGCTGGCGGCGCCGGGGACGGGCCGCCGCCGCAGTACCTCGCCCTGGACGGCGCGCCCGGCGCGCTGCTGCCCGAACTGGGCGCCGAGGCCCAGCTCCTGGTGCTCGGCTCGCGGGGGCGCGGCGGCTTCGCCGGACTGCTGCTCGGCTCCAACGGCATGACCGCCGCCCGGGACGCCGAGTGCCCGGTCGTCATCGTGCCCCCGCCCGGCCGCGAGGTCGACGACCTGCTGCCCTCCGAACCCGGCGCCCGGGTGGTCGTGGGCCTCAAGGCCGACGCCCCCGACGACGCGACCCTCGCCCTCGCCTTCGCCGAGGCGGCCCTGCGCGAGGCGCGCGTCCAGGTGATCGCCGCCTACCCGTGGCCGATCCAGAGCTGGGTCGCCCCCGGTGACCTGGTGCTTCCCGTCTACGACCAGGACGCCGTGGAACACGAGACCCGCACCCTCGCCGACGGCTTCCTGACCGCACACCGCACCCGCCACCCCGAGGTCCCCGTGGAGGTCCGCCCGGCCCCCGGCGACGCCGCGGGCCTGCTGGTCGCCGCCTCGAAGAACGCCGACCTGGTCGTCGTCGGCCGCCACCGCCGCCGCCTGCTGGCCCCGGCCCGCATGCTCGGCTCGGTCACCCACGCGGTCCTCCTGCACGCGGCGAGTCCGGTGGCCGTGGTCCCGCCTGCCGCGGCGGAGGAGTGA
- a CDS encoding crotonase/enoyl-CoA hydratase family protein — MGGTEHLTVHREGATLVLTLNRPEAKNALSPAMLVGLYDGWTEADEDDSVRSIVFTGAGGSFCAGMDLKALAGQGMAGDTYRDRLKADPDLHWKAMLRHHRPRKPVIAAVEGYCVAGGTEMLQGTDIRVAGESAVFGLFEVRRGLFPIGGSTVRLPRQIPRTHALEMLLTGRPYTAREAADIGLVGHVVPDGTALEKALEIAEQVNACGPLAVEAVKASVYEAAELTETDGLAAELARGWPVFDTADAKEGSRAFAEKRPPRFKRA; from the coding sequence ATGGGCGGTACCGAACACCTCACCGTGCACCGCGAGGGCGCCACCCTGGTGCTCACGCTCAACCGGCCCGAGGCCAAGAACGCGCTCTCGCCGGCCATGCTCGTCGGCCTGTACGACGGCTGGACCGAGGCCGACGAGGACGACTCGGTCCGCTCGATCGTGTTCACCGGCGCAGGCGGCAGCTTCTGCGCCGGGATGGACCTCAAGGCCCTGGCCGGGCAGGGCATGGCGGGCGACACCTACCGCGACCGCCTCAAGGCCGACCCCGACCTGCACTGGAAGGCGATGCTGCGCCACCACCGTCCCCGCAAGCCGGTGATCGCCGCCGTCGAGGGCTACTGCGTCGCAGGCGGCACCGAGATGCTCCAGGGCACCGACATCCGGGTCGCCGGCGAGTCCGCCGTCTTCGGCCTCTTCGAGGTCCGGCGCGGACTGTTCCCCATCGGCGGCTCCACCGTCCGCCTGCCCCGCCAGATCCCGCGCACCCACGCCCTGGAGATGCTCCTCACCGGCCGCCCCTACACCGCCCGCGAGGCCGCGGACATCGGACTCGTCGGCCATGTCGTCCCGGACGGCACCGCCCTGGAGAAGGCCCTGGAGATCGCCGAACAGGTCAACGCCTGCGGCCCGTTGGCCGTCGAGGCCGTCAAGGCGTCGGTGTACGAGGCCGCCGAGCTGACCGAGACCGACGGCCTCGCCGCCGAACTCGCCCGCGGCTGGCCCGTGTTCGACACCGCCGACGCCAAGGAGGGCAGCCGCGCCTTCGCGGAGAAGCGGCCGCCCCGGTTCAAGCGCGCCTGA
- a CDS encoding acyl-CoA synthetase — protein sequence MTSAPPTGFWAQATADPDRTVLIAPDGEEWTAGRLHAACNRLVHGLRAAGMERGDAFAVVLPNSVEFLTAYLAASQAGFYLVPVNHHLVGPEIAWIVSDSGAKVLVAHERYGEQAARAADEAGLPAARRYAVGGIEGFRPYAELLDGRPESAPDDRTLGWVMNYTSGTTGRPRGIRRPLSGRLPEEAYLGGFLGIFGIRPFDDNVHLVCSPLYHTAVLQFAGASLHIGHRLVLMDRWTPEEMLRLIDTHRCTHTHMVPTQFHRLLALPDAVRARYDVTSMRHAIHGAAPCPDHVKRAMIEWWGDCVEEYYAASEGGGAFATAEDWLKKPGTVGRAWPISELAVFDDDGNRLPPGQLGTVYMKMTTGGFAYHKDEAKTRKNRIGDFFTVGDLGVLDEDGYLFLRDRKIDLIISGGVNIYPAEIESALLAHPAVADAAAFGIPHDDWGEEVKAVVEPAPGHLPGPGLAAALLAHCAERLAGYKRPRTVDFIAEMPRDPNGKLYKRRLREPYWEGHARPL from the coding sequence GTGACGAGCGCACCCCCCACGGGCTTCTGGGCCCAGGCCACCGCCGACCCCGACCGCACGGTCCTGATCGCCCCCGACGGTGAGGAATGGACCGCCGGACGTCTGCACGCCGCCTGCAACCGGCTGGTGCACGGACTGCGCGCGGCCGGGATGGAGCGCGGCGACGCGTTCGCCGTCGTCCTGCCCAACTCGGTGGAGTTCCTCACCGCCTATCTCGCCGCCTCCCAGGCCGGGTTCTACCTCGTGCCCGTCAACCACCATCTGGTCGGCCCCGAGATCGCCTGGATCGTCTCCGACTCCGGCGCCAAAGTCCTTGTCGCGCACGAGCGTTACGGCGAACAGGCCGCCCGTGCCGCCGACGAGGCCGGTCTGCCCGCCGCCCGCCGGTACGCCGTCGGCGGCATCGAGGGATTCCGCCCGTACGCCGAACTCCTCGACGGGCGACCGGAGTCGGCGCCCGACGACCGCACCCTCGGCTGGGTCATGAACTACACCTCCGGTACGACGGGCCGCCCGCGCGGCATCCGGCGCCCGCTGTCCGGTCGGCTCCCCGAGGAGGCGTATCTCGGCGGCTTCCTCGGCATCTTCGGCATCCGGCCCTTCGACGACAACGTGCACCTCGTCTGCTCGCCGCTCTACCACACGGCCGTCCTCCAGTTCGCGGGCGCCTCGCTGCACATCGGCCACCGGCTGGTCCTGATGGACCGGTGGACGCCCGAGGAGATGCTCCGCCTCATCGACACGCACCGCTGCACGCACACCCACATGGTCCCGACCCAGTTCCACCGTCTGCTGGCCCTCCCGGACGCCGTCCGGGCGCGCTACGACGTCACGTCGATGCGGCACGCCATCCACGGCGCCGCCCCCTGCCCCGACCATGTGAAGCGCGCCATGATCGAGTGGTGGGGGGACTGCGTGGAGGAGTACTACGCGGCCAGCGAGGGCGGCGGCGCCTTCGCCACGGCCGAGGACTGGCTGAAGAAGCCCGGCACCGTCGGCCGGGCCTGGCCGATCAGCGAACTGGCCGTCTTCGACGACGACGGCAACCGGCTGCCGCCCGGTCAACTCGGCACCGTCTACATGAAGATGACCACCGGCGGCTTCGCCTACCACAAGGACGAGGCGAAGACCCGGAAGAACCGCATCGGCGACTTCTTCACCGTCGGCGACCTCGGTGTCCTCGACGAGGACGGCTATCTCTTCCTGCGCGACCGCAAGATCGACCTGATCATCTCGGGCGGCGTCAACATCTACCCGGCCGAGATCGAGTCCGCGCTCCTCGCCCACCCCGCCGTCGCCGACGCGGCGGCCTTCGGCATCCCGCACGACGACTGGGGCGAGGAGGTCAAGGCGGTCGTCGAACCCGCCCCCGGCCATCTGCCCGGGCCCGGCCTGGCCGCCGCCCTCCTCGCGCACTGCGCGGAGCGGCTCGCCGGGTACAAGCGCCCCAGGACCGTCGACTTCATTGCCGAGATGCCCCGCGACCCCAACGGCAAGCTGTACAAACGGCGGCTGCGGGAGCCCTACTGGGAGGGACACGCCCGGCCGCTGTGA
- a CDS encoding acyl-CoA synthetase — protein sequence MLRRSARRTPARVAVEYRDRTWTYEELDEAVSRAAAVLREQGLAPGDRVAAYGHNSDAYLVAFLACARAGLVHVPVNQNLTGDDLAYLVGQSGSALVLADPDLADRLPDGVPTLPLRDTDGSLLALLPGTAPYDGPEPRGEDLVQLLYTSGTTALPKGAMMSHRALVHEYLSAIAALDLSAGDRPAHSLPLYHSAQMHVFLLPYLAVGATNLILDAPDGDRLFDLIEEGRVDSLFAPPTVWIGLANRPDFATRDLSGLRKAYYGASVMPVPVLERLRERLPKLGFYNCFGQSEIGPLATVLAPDEHKGRMDSCGRTVLFVDARVVDEQGADVPDGTPGEIVYRSPQLCEGYWDKPEETAEAFRDGWFHSGDLAVRDAHGYFTIVDRVKDVINSGGVLVASRQVEDALYTHEAVAEAAVIGLPDDKWIEAITAVVVPRGEVSEDDLIAHTREKLTAFKAPKRVLFVDELPRNASGKILKRELRERFA from the coding sequence GTGCTGCGGCGCAGCGCCCGCCGCACCCCGGCCCGCGTCGCGGTCGAGTACCGCGACCGCACCTGGACCTACGAGGAACTGGACGAGGCCGTCTCCCGCGCGGCGGCCGTCCTGCGCGAGCAGGGCCTCGCCCCCGGTGACCGGGTCGCCGCCTACGGCCACAACTCCGACGCCTACCTCGTCGCGTTCCTCGCCTGCGCCCGTGCCGGCCTGGTCCACGTCCCCGTGAACCAGAACCTCACCGGCGACGACCTCGCCTATCTGGTCGGCCAGTCCGGCAGCGCGCTCGTGCTCGCCGACCCCGACCTGGCGGACCGGCTCCCCGACGGCGTACCGACCCTGCCGCTGCGCGACACCGACGGCTCCCTGCTCGCCCTGCTGCCCGGCACGGCGCCGTACGACGGTCCCGAGCCGCGCGGCGAGGACCTGGTGCAGCTCCTCTACACCTCGGGGACGACGGCCCTGCCGAAGGGCGCGATGATGAGCCACCGCGCGCTGGTCCACGAGTACCTGAGCGCGATCGCCGCCCTCGACCTCAGCGCCGGGGACCGCCCCGCGCACTCGCTGCCGCTCTACCACTCCGCGCAGATGCACGTCTTCCTGCTGCCCTACCTGGCGGTCGGCGCCACCAACCTGATCCTCGACGCGCCCGACGGCGACCGGCTCTTCGACCTGATCGAGGAGGGCCGCGTCGACAGCCTCTTCGCCCCGCCCACCGTATGGATCGGACTGGCCAACCGCCCCGACTTCGCCACCCGCGACCTGAGCGGGCTGCGCAAGGCGTACTACGGCGCGTCCGTCATGCCGGTGCCCGTGCTGGAACGCCTGCGCGAACGGCTGCCGAAGCTGGGCTTCTACAACTGCTTCGGCCAGAGCGAGATCGGCCCGCTCGCCACCGTCCTCGCCCCCGACGAGCACAAGGGCCGGATGGACTCCTGCGGCCGCACGGTGCTGTTCGTGGACGCCCGCGTCGTGGACGAGCAGGGCGCGGACGTCCCCGACGGCACGCCCGGCGAGATCGTCTACCGCTCGCCGCAGTTGTGCGAGGGCTACTGGGACAAGCCCGAGGAGACCGCCGAGGCGTTCCGCGACGGCTGGTTCCACTCCGGGGACCTCGCCGTCCGGGACGCGCACGGCTACTTCACGATCGTCGACCGGGTGAAGGACGTCATCAACTCCGGTGGTGTGCTGGTCGCCTCGCGCCAGGTCGAGGACGCCCTCTACACCCATGAGGCGGTCGCCGAGGCCGCGGTGATCGGCCTGCCCGACGACAAGTGGATCGAGGCGATCACCGCCGTCGTCGTGCCGCGCGGCGAGGTGAGCGAGGACGATCTGATCGCCCACACCCGGGAGAAGCTGACCGCGTTCAAGGCGCCCAAGCGGGTCCTCTTCGTGGACGAACTCCCACGCAACGCCAGCGGGAAGATCCTCAAGCGGGAGCTGCGGGAGCGGTTCGCCTGA
- a CDS encoding acyl-CoA synthetase, with amino-acid sequence MEYNLADLFESVVDVAADREALVYVDHPGTGEERRLTYAALDAAANRIGHHLLDSGIRPGEHLGLHLYNGVEYLQTVLGCLKARIVPVNVNYRYVQEELVYLYRDADLTALVFDAEFTDRVAAALPRTPALRHLIRVGPSDDDRLGKAVTAFTDAEAGGSPHRGFPARSGDDQFIIYTGGTTGMPKGVMWRQEDLFFAGLGGGAPTGEPVKSPRELAERVAAGGSGITFFPTPPLMHGTSTLTAFIGFNFGQRVVLHRKFVPEEVLRTIAAEKVNAVSLVGDAMLRPLIDALEGPLRGTDCSSVFSVSSSGAIMSDTVRAQFRALLPNALLLNNFGSSESGFNGTATDDSGPERGFRIRVNSRTRVVDPVTHEPITPGEVGRVAQQGHVPLGYYNDPAKTAETFFEKDGERWVLLGDMATVDEEGVVVVLGRGSQCINTGGEKVYPEEVEQALKSHPDVYDALVAGVPDATWGNHVAAVVQLRTGAPRPSLEAIQTHCRARLAGYKIPRRLVLTDTIRRSPSGKADYRWARQVAAGD; translated from the coding sequence GTGGAGTACAACCTTGCCGACCTGTTCGAGTCGGTCGTCGATGTGGCGGCGGACCGTGAGGCGCTCGTGTACGTCGACCATCCCGGCACGGGCGAGGAACGCCGCCTGACCTACGCGGCGTTGGACGCGGCGGCCAACCGGATCGGCCACCACCTCCTGGACAGCGGGATCCGGCCCGGCGAACACCTCGGCCTGCACCTGTACAACGGGGTGGAGTACCTCCAGACCGTGCTGGGCTGCCTGAAGGCGCGGATCGTCCCCGTCAACGTCAACTATCGCTATGTGCAAGAGGAGTTGGTCTACCTCTACCGGGACGCCGATCTCACCGCGCTGGTCTTCGACGCGGAGTTCACCGACCGGGTGGCGGCGGCCCTGCCCCGGACCCCGGCCCTGCGGCATCTGATCCGGGTGGGGCCGAGCGACGACGACCGGCTCGGCAAGGCGGTCACCGCGTTCACCGACGCGGAGGCCGGCGGCTCCCCGCACCGCGGCTTCCCCGCCCGCTCGGGCGACGACCAGTTCATCATCTACACCGGCGGCACCACCGGGATGCCCAAGGGCGTGATGTGGCGCCAGGAGGACCTGTTCTTCGCGGGCCTGGGCGGCGGGGCACCGACCGGGGAGCCGGTCAAGTCCCCCCGGGAACTGGCCGAGCGGGTCGCGGCCGGCGGCTCGGGCATCACCTTCTTCCCCACGCCCCCGCTGATGCACGGCACCTCCACCCTCACCGCGTTCATCGGCTTCAACTTCGGCCAACGCGTCGTGCTGCACCGCAAGTTCGTGCCCGAGGAGGTGCTGCGGACCATCGCCGCGGAGAAGGTCAACGCCGTCTCCCTGGTCGGTGACGCGATGCTGCGCCCGCTGATCGACGCGCTGGAGGGACCGCTGCGCGGCACCGACTGCTCGTCCGTGTTCAGCGTGTCCTCCTCCGGGGCGATCATGTCGGACACGGTCCGCGCCCAGTTCCGGGCCCTGCTGCCGAACGCGCTGCTCCTGAACAACTTCGGATCCTCCGAGTCCGGCTTCAACGGCACCGCGACGGACGACTCGGGCCCCGAACGCGGCTTCCGCATCCGGGTCAACTCCCGCACCCGCGTGGTCGATCCGGTCACCCACGAGCCGATCACCCCCGGTGAGGTCGGCCGGGTCGCCCAGCAGGGCCACGTCCCGCTCGGCTACTACAACGACCCGGCGAAAACCGCCGAGACCTTCTTCGAGAAGGACGGCGAACGCTGGGTGCTGCTCGGTGACATGGCCACCGTCGACGAGGAGGGTGTGGTCGTCGTCCTGGGCCGGGGCTCGCAGTGCATCAACACCGGCGGCGAGAAGGTGTACCCCGAGGAGGTCGAACAGGCCCTGAAGTCGCATCCGGACGTCTACGACGCACTGGTCGCCGGGGTGCCGGACGCGACCTGGGGCAACCATGTCGCGGCGGTGGTCCAGTTGCGCACGGGCGCGCCGCGCCCCTCCCTGGAGGCCATCCAGACCCACTGCCGCGCCCGGCTCGCCGGTTACAAGATCCCGCGCCGGCTGGTCCTCACCGACACCATCCGCCGCTCCCCCAGCGGCAAGGCGGACTACCGCTGGGCACGGCAGGTGGCGGCCGGCGACTGA
- a CDS encoding thiolase domain-containing protein yields the protein MSKEPVAVVGIGQTRHVAARRDVSIAGLVREAARRALDDAELTWADIDAVVIGKAPDFFEGVMMPELYLADALGAVGKPMLRVHTAGSVGGSTALVAAGLVASRVHTTVLTLAFEKQSESNAMWGLSLPIPFQQPLLAGAGGFFAPHVRAYMRRSGAPDTVGSLVAYKDRRNALKNPYAHLHEHDITLEKVQASPMLWDPIRYSETCPSSDGACAMVLTDRAGAARAPRPPAWMHGGAMRSEPTLFAGKDAVSPRAGRDCAADVYRQAGVSDPRREIDAAEIYVPFSWYEPMWLENLGFAAEGEGWKLTESGVTELDGDLPVNMSGGVLSTNPIGASGMIRFAEAALQVRGRAGEHQVERARRVLGHAYGGGSQFFAMWLVGARPPES from the coding sequence ATGAGCAAGGAACCGGTGGCCGTCGTCGGGATCGGCCAGACCAGGCACGTCGCCGCACGCCGGGACGTGTCCATCGCCGGACTCGTCCGCGAGGCCGCCCGCCGCGCCCTCGACGACGCCGAACTGACCTGGGCCGACATCGACGCCGTCGTCATCGGCAAGGCGCCCGACTTCTTCGAGGGCGTCATGATGCCCGAGCTGTACCTCGCCGACGCGCTCGGCGCCGTCGGCAAGCCCATGCTCCGCGTGCACACGGCGGGCAGCGTCGGCGGCTCCACCGCGCTGGTCGCCGCGGGCCTGGTCGCCTCCCGGGTGCACACCACCGTGCTCACCCTCGCCTTCGAGAAGCAGTCCGAGTCCAACGCCATGTGGGGACTCTCCCTGCCGATCCCCTTCCAGCAGCCCCTGCTGGCCGGCGCCGGCGGCTTCTTCGCCCCGCACGTGCGCGCCTACATGCGGCGCAGCGGCGCCCCCGACACCGTCGGCTCCCTCGTGGCCTACAAGGACCGCCGCAACGCCCTCAAGAACCCCTACGCCCACCTCCACGAGCACGACATCACCCTGGAGAAGGTCCAGGCGTCCCCCATGCTGTGGGACCCGATCCGCTACTCCGAGACCTGCCCCTCCTCCGACGGCGCCTGCGCCATGGTCCTCACCGACCGGGCGGGTGCCGCACGCGCCCCCCGCCCGCCCGCCTGGATGCACGGCGGCGCGATGCGCAGCGAACCCACCCTCTTCGCCGGCAAGGACGCCGTCTCCCCGCGGGCCGGGCGGGACTGCGCGGCCGACGTCTACCGGCAGGCCGGCGTCAGCGACCCGCGCCGCGAGATCGACGCCGCCGAGATCTACGTACCGTTCTCCTGGTACGAGCCGATGTGGCTGGAGAACCTCGGCTTCGCCGCCGAGGGCGAGGGCTGGAAGCTCACCGAGTCCGGCGTCACCGAACTCGACGGCGATCTGCCCGTCAACATGTCGGGCGGTGTCCTGTCCACCAATCCCATCGGCGCCTCCGGCATGATCCGCTTCGCCGAGGCCGCGCTCCAGGTCCGCGGCCGGGCCGGAGAACACCAGGTGGAGCGGGCCCGCAGGGTCCTCGGCCACGCCTACGGCGGCGGCTCGCAGTTCTTCGCGATGTGGCTCGTGGGAGCGCGGCCACCCGAGTCCTGA
- a CDS encoding DUF397 domain-containing protein → MAESTIQQQPLTGWDKPELDLSSAEWQSSSQGRGDVQIAFVEGFIAMRNSGRPESPSLIFTPAEWGAFVSGAREGEFDLT, encoded by the coding sequence GTGGCCGAGAGCACCATCCAGCAACAGCCGCTCACGGGCTGGGACAAGCCGGAGCTGGACCTCAGCAGCGCCGAGTGGCAGTCGAGCAGCCAGGGGCGGGGGGATGTCCAGATCGCCTTCGTCGAGGGATTCATCGCGATGCGCAACAGCGGCCGCCCCGAGAGTCCATCCCTGATCTTCACCCCCGCTGAATGGGGCGCGTTCGTCTCGGGCGCGCGGGAAGGGGAGTTCGACCTGACCTGA
- a CDS encoding alpha/beta fold hydrolase, producing the protein MPHLTAPDGTRLTYHLRGEGDPLAHHLRGEGDPLVVLPGGPMRASRYLGDLGGLAAHRRLVLLDLRGTGDSEVPADPASYRCDRQVEDVEALRIHLGLERMDLLGHSAGGSLATLYAARYPERVARLALVTVIPWAIGEPATAEDRLEAARSRAGEPWFATAFPALEAWLSGEGEPDWDLLGAFFYGRWDDAARAHDAAAEWETNDEAGDRFHDPAAFDPPALRGALERLTAPVLVLAGELDGGPTPALARRLAAVFPHAESVVQPRAGHYPWLDDPEWFTARIAAFLDAPARRD; encoded by the coding sequence ATGCCGCACCTCACAGCGCCGGACGGGACCCGGCTCACCTACCACCTCCGGGGCGAGGGCGATCCGCTCGCCCACCACCTCCGGGGCGAGGGCGATCCGCTCGTCGTCCTGCCCGGCGGGCCGATGCGCGCCTCCCGCTACCTGGGCGATCTCGGCGGGCTCGCCGCGCACCGCCGGCTCGTCCTGCTCGACCTGCGCGGCACGGGCGACTCCGAGGTGCCGGCCGATCCGGCGTCGTATCGCTGCGACCGCCAGGTGGAGGACGTCGAGGCGCTGCGGATTCATCTGGGGCTCGAACGGATGGACCTGCTCGGGCACTCGGCGGGCGGCAGCCTCGCGACGCTGTACGCGGCGCGGTACCCGGAGCGGGTGGCCCGGCTCGCGCTGGTCACCGTGATCCCCTGGGCGATCGGCGAGCCGGCGACGGCCGAGGACCGGCTGGAGGCGGCCCGTTCGCGCGCGGGGGAGCCGTGGTTCGCGACGGCGTTCCCCGCCCTGGAAGCCTGGTTGTCCGGCGAGGGCGAGCCCGACTGGGACCTGCTCGGCGCCTTCTTCTACGGCCGTTGGGACGACGCCGCCCGGGCGCACGACGCTGCCGCGGAGTGGGAGACCAACGACGAGGCGGGCGACCGCTTCCACGACCCGGCCGCCTTCGACCCGCCCGCCCTGCGCGGCGCCCTCGAACGGCTCACCGCGCCCGTCCTGGTCCTCGCCGGTGAACTCGACGGCGGTCCCACGCCCGCCCTGGCCCGGCGTCTGGCCGCCGTGTTCCCGCACGCGGAGTCCGTCGTGCAGCCGCGCGCGGGGCACTATCCGTGGCTGGACGACCCGGAGTGGTTCACGGCGCGGATCGCCGCGTTCCTCGACGCCCCCGCGCGCCGTGACTGA
- a CDS encoding thiolase domain-containing protein, translated as MTREIAVVAFAQTDTLRTTEEHSEVEMLMPVLHAVLERTGLKTSDIGFTCSGSSDYLAGRAFSFTLALDGVGAWPPISESHVETDGAWALYEAWTKLLTGDADTALVYSYGKSSPGSLRDVLTRQLDPYYVAPLWPDSVALAALQAQALIDTGATDEPALAAIAARSRATDNPHAQLRGTHPHGDYQVRPLRTGDCPPVGDGAAAVILAAGDRARELCPRPAWIRGIDHRIEAHALGVRDLTDSPSTRLAAAHAGAFERPVDTAELHAPFTSQEVVLRRALDLGDDVRVNPSGGALAANPMMAAGLARIGEAAARIHRGESDRALAHATSGPCLQQNLVAVLEGDPR; from the coding sequence GTGACCCGGGAGATCGCCGTCGTGGCCTTCGCGCAGACCGACACCCTGCGCACCACCGAGGAACACTCCGAGGTGGAGATGCTCATGCCCGTCCTGCACGCCGTGCTGGAACGCACCGGGCTGAAGACGTCCGACATCGGCTTCACCTGCTCCGGCTCCAGCGACTACCTCGCCGGCCGCGCCTTCTCCTTCACCCTGGCCCTCGACGGCGTCGGCGCCTGGCCGCCGATCTCCGAGTCCCACGTCGAGACGGACGGCGCCTGGGCCCTGTACGAGGCATGGACCAAACTCCTCACCGGCGACGCGGACACCGCGCTCGTCTACTCCTACGGCAAGTCCTCGCCCGGCTCGCTGCGCGACGTCCTCACCCGCCAGCTCGACCCCTACTACGTCGCCCCGCTGTGGCCCGACTCCGTCGCCCTCGCCGCCCTCCAGGCCCAGGCGCTCATCGACACCGGCGCCACCGACGAGCCCGCCCTCGCCGCGATCGCCGCCCGCAGCCGCGCCACCGACAACCCGCACGCCCAGCTCCGCGGCACCCACCCGCACGGCGACTACCAGGTACGCCCGCTGCGCACCGGAGACTGCCCGCCGGTCGGCGACGGCGCCGCCGCCGTGATCCTCGCGGCCGGCGACCGCGCCCGCGAACTGTGCCCGCGCCCCGCCTGGATCCGCGGCATCGACCACCGCATCGAGGCCCACGCGCTCGGCGTGCGCGACCTGACCGACTCGCCCTCCACCCGGCTGGCCGCCGCACACGCCGGCGCCTTCGAACGCCCCGTCGACACCGCCGAACTGCACGCGCCGTTCACCTCCCAGGAGGTCGTCCTGCGCCGCGCCCTGGACCTCGGCGACGACGTGCGCGTCAACCCGTCCGGCGGGGCCCTCGCCGCCAACCCCATGATGGCCGCCGGACTCGCCCGCATCGGCGAGGCCGCCGCCCGCATCCACCGGGGTGAGTCCGACCGCGCCCTCGCCCACGCCACCTCAGGACCGTGTCTCCAGCAGAACCTGGTCGCCGTACTCGAAGGGGATCCGCGATGA
- a CDS encoding Zn-ribbon domain-containing OB-fold protein, with protein sequence MPDVLKAPLVVEFPFTRSLGPVQSAFLTGLREQVVLGVRTTDGRVLVPPVEYDPVTADELGDLVEVAPTGTVTTWAWNHAPRRGQPLDTPFAWVLVRLDGADTALLHALDAPGPDTVRTGMRVRIRWAARRTGAITDIACFEPHDGDPAPVTGSTSAFEDPVTGIVAAARLDYTYTPGRAQSAHLDALTERRTVGERCPSCRKVYVPPRGACPTCGVGTAEQVEVGPRGTVTTFCIVNIKAKNLDIEVPYVYAHIALDGADLALHARIGGIPYDQVRMGLRVEPVWTPGVRHPDHYRPTGEPDADYDTYKELL encoded by the coding sequence ATGCCCGACGTCCTCAAGGCCCCCCTCGTCGTAGAGTTCCCCTTCACCCGCTCCCTCGGCCCCGTCCAGAGCGCCTTTCTCACCGGGCTGCGCGAACAGGTCGTCCTCGGCGTGCGGACCACCGACGGCCGCGTCCTCGTCCCGCCCGTCGAGTACGACCCCGTCACCGCCGACGAACTGGGCGACCTCGTGGAGGTCGCCCCCACCGGCACGGTCACCACCTGGGCCTGGAACCACGCCCCGCGCCGCGGCCAGCCCCTGGACACCCCCTTCGCCTGGGTCCTGGTCCGGCTCGACGGCGCCGACACCGCCCTCCTGCACGCCCTCGACGCCCCCGGCCCCGACACCGTCCGCACCGGCATGCGGGTCCGGATCCGCTGGGCGGCGCGGCGCACCGGCGCCATCACCGACATCGCCTGCTTCGAGCCCCACGACGGCGACCCCGCCCCCGTCACCGGCAGCACCAGCGCGTTCGAGGACCCCGTGACCGGCATCGTCGCCGCCGCCCGCCTCGACTACACCTACACACCCGGCCGCGCCCAGAGCGCCCACCTCGACGCCCTCACCGAGCGCCGCACCGTCGGCGAACGCTGCCCCTCCTGCCGCAAGGTGTACGTCCCGCCCCGCGGCGCCTGCCCCACCTGCGGCGTCGGCACCGCCGAACAGGTCGAGGTCGGCCCGCGCGGCACCGTCACCACGTTCTGCATCGTCAACATCAAGGCGAAGAACCTCGACATCGAGGTGCCCTACGTCTACGCCCACATCGCCCTCGACGGCGCCGACCTCGCGCTGCACGCACGCATCGGCGGCATCCCGTACGACCAGGTCCGCATGGGGCTGCGGGTCGAACCCGTGTGGACGCCGGGCGTCCGCCACCCCGACCACTACCGGCCCACCGGCGAACCCGACGCGGACTACGACACCTACAAGGAGCTGCTGTGA